The bacterium genome window below encodes:
- a CDS encoding tyrosine recombinase XerC → MKDTLKKFIDYLTHQKNYSINTTEAYQRDLYEFIRYLTKQHISSLKEVDYQVFMGFLSSLKEKNLADTTMARKVASLKIFFKYLFNRKLINSNPALILYTPRTKEKLPQFLSFDEVIKILEAPYGRTWQIFRDKAILEVLYSTGIRVGELTSLQIRDINIIEELVKVKGKGKKERIVPIGTPAMEAVLTYMEKRPKVAEETLFLNKYRKPLSDRGVERIVNKYAVMAGVSGKISPHTFRHTFASHLLDRGADLRTVQELLGHEQITTTQIYTHITVERLKDFYNKSHPRSKNEGRTFGESSQ, encoded by the coding sequence ATGAAAGATACCTTAAAAAAATTTATAGATTATCTTACACACCAAAAAAATTATTCTATAAATACCACAGAAGCGTACCAGAGAGACCTTTATGAGTTTATTAGGTATCTCACTAAGCAACATATATCTTCTTTGAAAGAGGTTGATTATCAAGTTTTTATGGGGTTTCTCTCTTCTTTGAAAGAAAAAAATCTTGCAGATACCACTATGGCAAGAAAAGTTGCAAGCCTTAAAATTTTTTTCAAATATCTATTCAACAGAAAACTGATAAATTCAAATCCTGCTTTAATCCTCTATACTCCCAGAACAAAAGAGAAACTGCCACAATTCCTCTCTTTTGACGAAGTAATTAAAATATTAGAGGCGCCTTATGGTCGAACATGGCAGATTTTTAGAGATAAAGCCATCCTTGAAGTCTTATACTCAACAGGTATAAGAGTTGGTGAACTTACATCTTTACAGATAAGAGATATTAACATCATAGAAGAATTGGTAAAGGTAAAAGGTAAAGGTAAAAAGGAGAGAATCGTACCTATTGGAACTCCTGCAATGGAAGCCGTTTTAACATATATGGAAAAGCGTCCAAAAGTAGCAGAAGAAACGCTTTTTTTAAATAAATATCGAAAACCTCTCTCCGACAGAGGAGTTGAAAGGATAGTAAATAAATATGCAGTTATGGCAGGCGTTAGTGGTAAAATAAGCCCTCACACATTTAGACACACTTTTGCGTCACACCTTCTGGATAGAGGAGCAGATTTAAGAACAGTTCAGGAACTTCTTGGACACGAACAGATTACAACAACCCAGATATATACACACATAACAGTAGAAAGACTTAAAGATTTTTACAATAAGAGCCACCCCCGCTCCAAAAA
- the hisB gene encoding imidazoleglycerol-phosphate dehydratase HisB produces the protein MKRKSQIERNSKETQIQVSMALDGNGNSSISTSVGFLDHMLELFSKFSGIDLNIKATGDTHVDTHHLVEDTGICLGQALKQALGDKIGITRFGFASMPMDETLVNTSLDISGRPLLVFNVPFIKGREGSFETEDTNEFLRGFIIHSSITLHINLLYGENLHHINEAIFKSLGLALKQAIKKEGESLPSTKGMID, from the coding sequence ATGAAAAGAAAATCACAAATAGAAAGAAATAGTAAAGAAACCCAGATTCAGGTATCTATGGCACTTGACGGTAACGGAAACAGCAGTATCTCTACAAGCGTTGGATTCCTTGACCATATGTTAGAATTATTCTCAAAATTTTCAGGTATAGACCTTAACATAAAAGCAACAGGAGATACCCATGTTGATACCCACCATCTTGTTGAAGATACAGGAATATGTCTTGGGCAAGCGTTAAAACAAGCCCTTGGAGATAAGATAGGTATTACAAGATTTGGCTTTGCTTCAATGCCTATGGATGAAACACTTGTAAACACCTCCCTTGATATTTCAGGTAGACCGCTTCTTGTATTTAATGTTCCATTCATAAAAGGTAGAGAAGGAAGTTTTGAGACAGAAGATACCAACGAATTTTTACGCGGGTTTATTATACATAGCAGTATTACTCTTCACATAAACCTTTTATATGGAGAAAACCTTCATCATATAAACGAGGCAATCTTTAAATCCCTCGGTCTTGCTTTAAAGCAAGCAATAAAAAAAGAAGGGGAATCTTTACCCTCAACCAAAGGTATGATAGATTGA